Part of the Henckelia pumila isolate YLH828 chromosome 2, ASM3356847v2, whole genome shotgun sequence genome is shown below.
gacgaaaatgcgCTTAACTTTTTTGAACTCTTTAATTTATCAtcttttattgaaaatttaaatgaaaacaTCAATACATTAacttatattttcaattaagtttatttatacaatcactttaattaatttaaatattaaattatatttaaaaaataattaaacttattacataatttaatttaataatacaatttactattaaaaaatatttcgtgtataacaaatattaatataaaataattatatataattttcatagttatttaactaaaatttgattattttattcaattaaatttataattataaaacaaaattagtttaattatttatttaagtaggggtattttcgtcatttttagcTGAgaagggtgtgtatgctacaaatgaGTCAcatggggttattagcttaaaaaattttcataagGGATTATCAGCAAACTCCGGATTTCaaaagggtgatatatgcaatttttcctTAAATTTAAACCaaaagtttttttgaaaaaaaaatcgattAATTCGGTTCAGTTCGGTTTTTATCGGTTATTATACTTaaatcggtcggttcggttatGCCTAAatatttcggttcggttcgattATGGTAAATTACATTTCAACTTTTCACATTTTCGATACGATATACCGAAAGTTTTATTGGGCCGGTTGATCTATTCGATTttcatttgagatggaatcgaTATTGGCCAGAGCTTTGGAATATACTCTTAAGTATTGGCTGAAGTCATTCAGCAGAGATCAGTTCAAATTGCAGGGACGCGCCGTGCAGCTCTCTAATTTAGGTAAATTTACTTTCACGTGGTCAAAGATTTGATTTCGATGTGAGGGTTCGGCTAATTTGGGCGCGTTTGTTGTAGACATTAATGGAGACGCATTGCATGCGAGTATTGGATTACCGCCCGCGCTGAATGTCACTACCGCTAAAGTTGGAAAATTGGAGATTATTGTCGGTAACTTCTTATGAATCGATGCCACACTATTTTTTTAGCATTATAACTTGGGATGGTATAATTGTTAGCATTATAATATAGTGTTGAGTATTTGTGAATATTATAACATGGTTGTTTGATGTTGAAGCTGCCTTCGGTGAGCAATGTACAAGTAGAACCAATTGTGGTACAAATTGACAGGCTTGACATGGTTTTGGAGGAAAATGACGACGATATAGATGCATCTAGGGGCTCAAGGTACGTGATAGGAGTAAGAAACTTCATTTGGTCATTCATTGTTTTAGTGGGATAGCATAGCTTCACGTTGTAATTTTTGATCTTCACACAGTGCTGCATCCATCAGTGCTTCAAGGAGGCCACATGTTTCAATATTGGTAAGTGGATTTGTTGTTTAGATGTGCAGGTGGATATATTCAAGTTCCATATTTGCTATGGACCATAGTGCAATCATGCTTGTGTTGTGTCACAGGCCAATTCATTTAAAAATCAGTAGTTGTGCGAATCAAGTGTGTATCTTTCACACGGCATAGTTTCTAAACCGTGTAAGAACTTCGATGGGATGGATTGATTACAATACCCCTCGCATTAACATTCTGGCGTCGTATTATGGAATCATAGAAGCGGAAAATTTCATGCTATCCTTAAGATATAATATAAAACGATGTATCTATGGTTGACATTATCCCCTCACATGTAGGATCCACTAAAAGAATGTGTATTTTCCGTGTATTAATAAATGTTCATCGTTGGATGTACAatgtcattaaatttttttcaaacatgtATAGTCTCATTTAAAACATGCGCAATGTTAGATTAGTGACAATTTGTTTAGGATGTCCTGCACGAGcaacaaaatctaagcatgaAACATAAATCCTTTCCTTCGATAAATTGGTTTGGTTATGTGACCAAATCTAAGCCATCAATTGATAAAAACCTTTGGGATAGCATCGAATCGCATTGCCCCTTGTGTGAGCAAAATTTAATGGTACCTGCATTGGTGTGGAAGCTTTCCACTTGCCTCACGAGGTAAACCATGAAATTGTCACTTGTTCTTTGCTACATGCTGCGAAACGAGCTACAATTTCAAAATCTTTCGAAACAATATTATTTCTAAACTATTGTACGCTCCTACGTAGGGGTGAGTTTTCGGTATATCGTATCGAAAAtattgatataaaaaaaattcatagtcacatgctcccactttcaCTCAGGAATCTATAAGCTATGGAGCAATCCGCCGGGTCGTCAGAATTCTGTCTTGACCTATTGACACACAAGACATTGAGACACGAACTGATATACATTGTGCTTCATTTCTTTTCACCATAATCTCGTAcgcagatccttgtacattttcgTGCTGCCTGGATGAACAGAGAATCTACTACGGTGAGCTTGCAACAAGATCTCCTCTCTAAGTGCGGCATTATCAAGAACTACCACATGACCGAAAAGACACAACAGATGTTGTGAAAATTCATCGCAAGCATACGagagtcaagttttaatatagtgaataattcagatatcgatcccacagggagtaaaatgaaaatatagtgcttgtaattaaaatagtccaaactttatctagaaaatcaaaatctcagaattctgcagaaaaataaaataatcagatgatttaaaagcacgcacacaactttcaaatgaatatcaatcagagaaaaatggtttagaggtatagatttcacctggtttcaacaacagtcaatcctaattaattaatcttcatgaattccaatcaattaatagccaagaacacttacgtgtattatttccctctcccgagcaataaataatttttatcaactataattaaatttcaatatccctattaagaatttatcgcagtgatctatcacaaaacaatgttctttttaaaagctctgttaaaattatacactctcccgagctatataaataattaacagtgtattttccaatggtcctattcaaaatctcctctcccgagtgccagatttcaaataaatattacaaatcaattattgatcagataattgaaaagacaattaattctagaaaaaacaattaatctagaagaaactcaattcaataaaataaaaaattcatgaaagtgtctacaccaggttccatccgacctctagactctaaaaattagttcataataaaattttaaataaaacaaaacatcataaatccaaacatattcaaaataaaataaaagtaagaaatcaaatccgtcgtcgacgtcatgtccggtctatcgaactccgtcttcgttcttcaagtaaaACTCCAAAATCTTCAGAAAAATCTTCACGATCAAATATTTCTCTGATATGCATGTGTGATTGTGGCGGCTCCCTCTAATTTGTCTGATAAAAATTCTTTTTATatcgtgcacaaaagcccatCAAAAAGCCCATATAATTAATtgcccaaaataataaaaacattcCAAACAGCAACGGGGCGGGTGCGCTaggaacggcgcgggcgcgccttcttTTCGCAATTGCAATTCTCAAATTTCACAAGAcattgcgcgttagctcttgattCCTACTCTTTTGCGCTAACTTTTAGCGCTAACATTTAAAGCCCATTTAAACAAAAGCCCAACACTAttcctcttcttttcttctcttttctgtacgtttctttccttcttttcttttttctttcttttattctttcctcttctaaatttcaaataaattcaataatttttcttttcttcacaaaattccataattcactgtaaacacaaatacaacaaaataccaCATAAATccgctcgaaacaaacaattaataattaaaatcatatacaaattaagtgtataaaatacacttatcaaatacccccaaacttagacttttgctagtcccgagcaaaactattcaaaacaataaattctaaaaaacTACTACTATCAAACCCATACgaatagccaagaaataatatggagcaatgacctcagcaatgatttcaaagaattttcaaatccaatcttatCATATccactaacacttgaaagttttagccaataacaaaataaccgcataaactcacaatctccgcaactcacgttcaaaacacaattatccaagttcaattcaaacattcatagatcacgaggacttttcaaggtagcataggatcaaattataggaatataaatcaaaaacactcacaaataggtaaatgcaaagaataaacgtgtgtgcgtgtttcgatcaaaattcataatcattaaaaacatcaatcaacagtccataggctaaattctcgcaattcttctccactagtatattgggcaactgagactcagtCAATAGAACTTAATAAGCTTATAATGTCAGGCatggcttatggctacaaatgaaggataagaattcaaaataaggattaaatcatatttatgctctaattacgactccttttcattcacaatttcacgctctttttcacttcattgatttttcaaattttcacatcttctttcacaaatttttttctttcttttctactacctcttttcatcttttcaattcatcaaccacaccattccatttttcacaaataaaaactaggagcataaaacattttagcattcaaattactcccttaaaggtaggaattagtttttaggctattcaggtagtcaatgtaggaccttgaaaaaaatgacgaatgggggtttaatcacacgtttacacgcatgccattcgattttcaataaagctcaaacaaggtactagggagaACATACATACTGgatagcttgaaaggctcaaacgaattcagaaaaatcgcctaaatcattcctaatctcagttttgcccgtatttcgcctcgaagagtgttcgaactagttctagacaagtctcaatacacaattaattcatacaaatattcaatcagtgcagaaaagaataatcatcagcagtaaacgatgatttttcaacaaattcagattttttcgtacctcaaagtactaatatacgtgtaagctcaagcaggcaactaaggataaataaattcaataaaaattaggcccaaaaattccaaattgcctcaatcatctctatgtctATTGTCTCAAaactcagattcaagtattaatcacagagtatataggaaattgttcattcaattggttcattttcttcaaaaatatttgtcagataggtagacagttatggatttcagttatagcacaattttttttttatcagccatgcatccatttctttcttgacttcttttcaactcaactcaactacacaattaaactcaaacaaaaaatttatctatAAAGCACACAATAGAGCTCAACAAACTCAACAAACTCAACTATCAACCAACTAACTTAATCAAACACTAAATcatcccccaaacttaatataatcattgtccctaatgattaaaaatcaagaaaagaacaagggactcgtaccttcgacaccgagcatcaggactcggcggcatcatcatcatctccatgaaaAGAAGGTGCAGCATCACCAGTATCATCAggagaccactgcggaggaggtggataaggcacaactgtgggaggataattctgggcgagagcggcagtgaagtcatgcatatatgtcatatatgctcgcatcatcttccactgcttcttcatctgagcaaGCACGGTCGTAGActcatcacgagtagaatactcagtggccggatgcgtcggtagtgacataggtccttccaaatgggaaggtgctggctcaaagtatGGTAATGGCTCAGAGtgttgcggtggttcagctgcctgttcagaagtaccggtcactttcttcttcttgtcccatctcagtgcaccagtaattcttaaggacctcgaattggaagaatctgctccgtatcatcctacaccagctaaccggcaaagttgagtaatcaaagacgagtggggtaaactgatagtcgaagaacccctaactgcagcaatagTAGATTCTtgaatcaccctcccagcatcaatagattttccagtgacaatgcagtacacaagaccagctctaaccttagtcacatcggatgtatgcccagatggcaacattctggcagccacaaactcatgccaattattcgcttctcgtcGAAGAAAGATGGATGAAAATGTAACAGCTTCATCCCTCGCATTCCTCTTCCATTTCGCCCCATCCTGACACAAAGTCTGAAGTACAAGATTATCAGGAAATAGATCGTTTTTGAATGTCTGGTACTCATcatcttcaatattcaagttcGGCATGCCATAGAGATTATTAATCGTAGTCCTATCAAAAGCTACCAATtttcctcgaactcgaactttcagattcacatCTTTGACCATCagatttgcataaaactcatgaatcaatgatataataACAGCTGGCGGACTCCTAACAAATtgctcccaacctcttctctcaGCTTCAATTAACGTCGGAGCATCAAGCTCTCTCAAGCTCATTCccctttctttgtgcatccctctctctattacatcaaaacaatactcctctgttgtggcattccaaaattcGTGTCTATCATATGGAgcagcagaggacgaagaaaGTGCTCCCTTTCCTTTGGTTTTCGATGGCATTGTAacacaataattcaactcaaatcaaattCCTCAAACAAATAATGCACTAAACTCTAACCAATTCCAGCAACGTTCAAACACAACTTTaacccaagcaattcaacaaacacttggtatGCACAAAGTCGATCATATAGAAATTCACTCGCATCAAACTTTCTTCACACCACAATTCAAACAACCCAACAACTTCAACACACAAACTTTAACACTGCTCAAATGTAATAGAGAAAATTTTagcttttgtaccgttcaaGAATAAAATTTTTCCAAACCCTCCAAGATGATTCGCCTGTTTATGGACGAGCGTAGATGGAGCAAGAGCAAATTTTGGGAATCTTTGCCTTGTAATGAAGATCAAAATCCTAGATATGgtgatattttgttgagtggaAAATTTACAATGATCGTGCCAGAATGTGAGATTTAGAGAGGGACTCGAAATAGCAGCCTGGAATGCGTTTTTTAATGTCTGAAGTATaagttgcgcgatagcgcttaaatAAGCGCGGCTCACtcgcgcgatagcgcttagatTGGCGCTATaaaggagcgcgatagcgcttgctGTGGCGTGGTTGAGGATGCACGATAGCGCTTAAATTGGAGCGGTAGagggagcgcgatagcgcttaatgGAGCGCCCTTGAGTTGCGCTATAGCGCTAGGTAGTGCGAACTGGAGCGAAACATGTGTGCGGGCGCTCAAGAGGAGTG
Proteins encoded:
- the LOC140884570 gene encoding uncharacterized protein: METPATHLLLPTQTTDSPSLNSSFVALEYTLKYWLKSFSRDQFKLQGRAVQLSNLDINGDALHASIGLPPALNVTTAKVGKLEIILPSVSNVQVEPIVVQIDRLDMVLEENDDDIDASRGSSAASISASRRPHVSILANSFKNQ